One genomic region from Nymphaea colorata isolate Beijing-Zhang1983 chromosome 10, ASM883128v2, whole genome shotgun sequence encodes:
- the LOC116262843 gene encoding uncharacterized protein LOC116262843 isoform X1, producing the protein MAQEVLKLVSPNIENDGRLPRKYTQEGQGTQQDISPPLEWYGVPHGTQSLALIVQDIDAPDPSGPIVPWTHWVVVNIPPTLKGLPEGFSGKEEEKGGDCRGIKEGNNDFKIPGWRGPKLPSYGHRFQFKLYALDEQLHLGNKVSLSLSVNACDQGQGGGRHPRPRVG; encoded by the exons ATGGCACAGGAGGTACTGAAGCTGGTGTCGCCAAACATCGAGAACGATGGGAGGTTGCCGAGGAAGTACACGCAGGAGGGACAGGGGACTCAGCAGGACATATCACCGCCGCTGGAGTGGTATGGGGTCCCCCATGGTACCCAGAGTCTTGCGCTCATTGTCCAGGACATTGACGCTCCCGACCCCAGCGGTCCCATCGTCCCGTGGACTCATTG GGTGGTGGTAAACATTCCCCCGACTTTGAAGG GGCTGCCAGAAGGATTTtcagggaaggaggaggagaaaggaggCGATTGCAGAGGGATAAAGGAAGGCAACAACGACTTTAAGATCCCGGGATGGAGGGGACCGAAGCTGCCATCGTACGGTCATAGGTTTCAGTTCAAGCTTTATGCTCTGGATGAGCAACTACATCTCGGCAacaaggtctctctctctctgtctgtcaaTGCAT
- the LOC116263059 gene encoding uncharacterized protein LOC116263059 — translation MAVISAGEEVRAANHVPAAGLLAGLCFAEALETLAVLNFLRLFLKQALLQGKETIRGGHPSGFEAKPTDADDDDDDDEDDDGNDDNDNDDYGEEEYSSEDGGRDENKDNGKRSDKVPHENYDGSGDGQGEENGEDEEDGNDQDEDDDDEEEEEDDEGEGGNEDDDEEEDVEEDQEDEEDDDDEEAVPPPKKRKK, via the exons ATGGCTGTGATTTCGGCGGGTGAGGAGGTTCGAGCTGCTAACCATGTACCCGCTGCCGGCCTGCTGGCTGGGCTCTGCTTCGCGGAGGCGTTGGAAACTTTAGCCGTCCTCAACTTCCTCCGTCTCTTCCTGAAGCAGGCGCTGCTCCAA GGCAAGGAAACCATCAGGGGAGGACATCCAAGTGGATTTGAAGCAAAGCCAACTGATgcagatgatgatgacgatgatgatgaagatgacgatGGAAATGACGACAATGATAATGACGACTATGGGGAAGAAGAATACTCGTCAGAAGATGGAGGGAGAGATGAGAACAAGGACAATGGCAAAAGATCTGACAAGGTTCCCCATGAAAATTATGATGGTAGCGGTGATGGgcaaggagaagaaaatggtGAGGATGAAGAGGATGGCAACGATCAGGATGAAGACGACgacgatgaggaggaggaggaggatgacgAGGGAGAAGGTGGCAATGAGGATGACGATGAGGAAGAGGACGTCGAAGAAGACCAGGAGGATGAAGAGGATGATGACGATGAGGAGGCTGTCCCGCcgccaaagaaaagaaagaagtga